CGGGCACATCCAGCCCTGCGGCAGAACCTTTTCAATATGCGGACGGACGATCTCGCGAACGTCGGCCTGGCTCAGATGCTCGGCATGCTGGGTGGAAAGCACGATGGAAGTCGCGCCGACCGGCTTGCCGTCTTTATACTGCAGGGTGACCTGGCTCTTGGCATCCGGCCCCAGACCGCTCTCGGGATTGGAATGACGCTCATCGGCCAGCGACTTCAGGATGCGATGCGAGAAGTCGATCGGTGCCGGCATCAGGCTTTCGGTCTCGTTGCAGGCGTAACCGAACATGATGCCCTGGTCGCCCGCACCCTCGTCCTTGTCTTCGCCTTCGTCAACGCCCTGGGCGATATCGGCGGACTGGTTGTGGACATAGCAATCCACATTCATGGTCTCCCAATGAAAACCTTCCTGCTCGTAACCGATGGATTTCACCGCTTCGCGGGCCTTGGCGATCATCTCGTCCTTGGTGACTTCCTGCGCACAACGCACCTCACCGGCCAGCACAACCTGCTGCGTGGTCGCCAGCGTTTCCACCGCAACACGCGAATAGGGGTCCTTGCTCAGGAACAGATCGACAATCTCGTCGGAAATGCGGTCACAAACCTTATCCGGATGTCCTTCGGATACGGATTCACTCGTGAACAGATAATCGCCTTTGGCCATTTCAGCTATGTCTCCTTCCCGCTCAAAATCGGGGAATGGCCGTCATTCACGGCCCGGTCAACGCCAAGGCGGCAGCGGCCGCCAGAAACACAATACCGGATAACGTACTGCTACCCGGGTCGACCGTTTTTGGCAGGATTATTCGAACGGGTCAACCGAAATATCGAATATTCCACTGAGACGAAACCCGGAAAATATCCCTCATGGGTTTAGTTTTGCCTGCGCCGTACTACCAGAATAACGATCCAGAAACCGGCAAGCACACCTAAAAACAACATGTTACCCGCGCGGCTGTAGAGCGTACGCCCGGCAATCGGGTCCGGCAGATGAAAATCGAGAACTCCGGCCGAACTCAGCGGCAGGCGGCCCAGCTCCCGGCCATAGGAATCGAAAACGGCGGAAATACCGGTATTGGCCGCCCGCACCATGGGCACGCCCTCCTCCACCGCGCGCACCCGCACAATCGCCAGATGCTGGTGTGGCCCCGCCGTCTTGCCATACCAGGCATCATTGGTGAGGTTCAGCATCCAGTCGGCGGGTTGATTGGGATTGATCACCGCACCGGGGAAAATCGCCTCGTAACAGATCAGCGGGCTGACCAGCGGCAATCCCGGCAAAGTCAGGCTGCGCGGCCCGGCCCCTGCGGAATAGTCGGCCACGCCGTGCGCCACCTTGTCGATGGGCAGGATCGATTTCAACGGCACATATTCGCCGAAGGGCACCAGATGGGATTTGTTGTAATTCTCGACCACCTCACCCTGTT
The Aestuariispira ectoiniformans genome window above contains:
- the metK gene encoding methionine adenosyltransferase — protein: MAKGDYLFTSESVSEGHPDKVCDRISDEIVDLFLSKDPYSRVAVETLATTQQVVLAGEVRCAQEVTKDEMIAKAREAVKSIGYEQEGFHWETMNVDCYVHNQSADIAQGVDEGEDKDEGAGDQGIMFGYACNETESLMPAPIDFSHRILKSLADERHSNPESGLGPDAKSQVTLQYKDGKPVGATSIVLSTQHAEHLSQADVREIVRPHIEKVLPQGWMCPESELYINPTGRFVIGGPDGDAGLTGRKIIVDTYGGAAPHGGGAFSGKDPTKVDRSAAYAARYLAKNVVAAELADFCVIQLSYAIGISKPLSVYVHMGDTGRVNEAKLAGALQEVMDLSPRGIREHLQLNRPIYAPTAAYGHFGRTPGADGSFSWEKTDLVDALKAALS